A genomic segment from Lignipirellula cremea encodes:
- a CDS encoding DUF1549 and DUF1553 domain-containing protein, with protein MLDNAAQVIRQILLACAAGLLSLASPPGGSSLGAGSATAAPPPDFLTEVMPVFAKGGCNMGACHGNLNGKGGFKLSLRGEDPQTDYLRLTREFAGRRVNRLQPKASLILLKPTSQVSHQGGKRFAVDSPAWRLLADWIAAGAPGPQADSPQLVRLVATPAETIQFAPHDHLQLHVTAHFDNGEQRDVTSQAVYDPAEMRVAVSETGLVQRQDFGETTVLVRFLDQHAAVRVAFMSARPDFVWSDPPVANLIDRLVDARIRPLKINPSSLADDGTFLRRAFLDAIGLPPTAAEARAFVADANPNKRSQVIDALLLRPEFADHWALKWADLLKNEERVLDTRGVEAFHSWIRDSIDQGKPVDQFTRELLTTQGSTYERPATNFWRANRDPLTRGETVARLFLGSRLLCAKCHNHPFEHWKQDEYYDWATVFSQIDYLLPGNQRTDKRDKNEFIGEQFVYRSGLTETTSARTGEPAQAKFLGSDETPSFGIEDDRLLALADWLTSPQNKQFARTQANLVWYHLLGRGLVEPLDDFRETNPPANPELLDALAEEFIRQEFDLRSLVRMIMNSRTYQLSSEPNETNAGDTHHFSHATVRRLTAEQLLDAQSSVLGAAAEFAGYESGIRAGQLPGVYRVQPREVDGQKPGDRFLRVFGKPARQLGCECERSNETTLSQTFALISGDSLHQRLTSEENRLAEWASSERTNATIIDELFWSALSRPPTASEQAACAAALEMGEDRLPVLQDLAWAVMNSKEFLFRH; from the coding sequence ATGCTGGATAATGCAGCGCAAGTTATTCGTCAGATCCTGCTAGCATGCGCGGCCGGCCTGCTGTCCCTGGCGAGTCCGCCCGGCGGGAGCAGCCTGGGGGCAGGCTCCGCGACCGCGGCCCCGCCGCCGGACTTTCTGACCGAGGTGATGCCCGTGTTCGCCAAAGGCGGATGCAACATGGGCGCCTGTCACGGCAACCTGAACGGCAAGGGCGGATTCAAGCTGTCGCTCCGCGGCGAAGATCCCCAGACCGACTACCTGCGGCTGACGCGGGAATTCGCCGGACGCCGCGTCAATCGTTTACAGCCCAAGGCCAGCCTGATCCTGCTGAAACCGACCTCGCAGGTCAGTCATCAGGGCGGCAAGCGGTTTGCCGTCGATTCGCCCGCCTGGCGTCTGCTGGCGGACTGGATCGCGGCCGGCGCCCCGGGCCCGCAGGCTGACTCCCCGCAGCTGGTGCGACTGGTCGCGACCCCGGCGGAGACGATCCAGTTTGCTCCCCATGATCACTTGCAGCTGCACGTGACGGCCCACTTTGATAACGGCGAGCAGCGCGACGTGACGAGCCAGGCCGTATATGACCCGGCCGAAATGCGCGTCGCCGTGTCCGAAACCGGCCTGGTCCAGCGGCAGGACTTTGGCGAAACGACCGTCCTGGTGCGGTTTCTGGATCAGCATGCGGCCGTGCGGGTGGCCTTCATGTCGGCCCGGCCCGACTTCGTCTGGAGCGACCCGCCTGTCGCCAATCTGATCGATCGCCTGGTCGACGCCCGCATTCGTCCGCTGAAGATCAATCCTTCCTCGCTGGCCGACGACGGCACATTCCTGCGCCGGGCGTTTCTCGACGCCATCGGTTTGCCGCCGACCGCCGCCGAGGCGCGGGCCTTTGTGGCCGACGCCAATCCGAACAAACGGAGCCAGGTGATCGATGCTCTGCTCCTGCGCCCCGAGTTTGCCGATCACTGGGCGCTCAAGTGGGCCGACCTGCTCAAGAACGAAGAACGCGTGCTGGATACCCGCGGCGTCGAGGCGTTCCATAGCTGGATCCGCGACAGCATTGACCAGGGGAAACCGGTCGACCAGTTCACCCGCGAACTGCTCACCACCCAGGGCAGCACCTACGAGCGGCCCGCCACGAACTTCTGGCGGGCGAATCGCGATCCGCTTACTCGCGGGGAAACGGTCGCCCGGCTGTTCCTGGGCTCCCGGTTGCTCTGCGCCAAATGCCATAACCATCCGTTCGAACACTGGAAGCAGGACGAATACTACGACTGGGCGACCGTGTTCTCGCAAATCGATTATCTCTTGCCGGGCAACCAGCGGACCGACAAACGGGACAAGAACGAGTTCATCGGCGAGCAATTCGTCTACCGCAGCGGCCTGACGGAAACGACCAGCGCCCGCACCGGCGAACCGGCCCAGGCCAAATTCCTGGGCAGCGACGAAACGCCCAGCTTTGGCATTGAAGACGACCGCCTGCTGGCCCTGGCCGACTGGCTGACTTCGCCGCAGAACAAGCAGTTCGCCCGGACGCAGGCGAACCTGGTCTGGTATCACCTGCTGGGACGCGGACTGGTGGAGCCGCTGGACGACTTTCGCGAAACGAACCCGCCGGCCAACCCGGAACTACTCGACGCGCTGGCGGAGGAGTTTATCCGCCAAGAGTTTGATCTGCGGTCGCTGGTGCGGATGATCATGAATTCGCGGACGTACCAGCTTTCGTCCGAGCCGAACGAAACGAACGCCGGCGACACGCATCACTTCTCGCACGCCACGGTCCGCCGGCTGACGGCCGAGCAACTGCTCGATGCGCAAAGCAGCGTGCTAGGAGCGGCTGCCGAATTTGCCGGTTACGAATCGGGCATCCGCGCCGGTCAACTGCCGGGGGTGTACCGGGTGCAACCGCGGGAAGTCGACGGCCAGAAGCCAGGCGACCGGTTCTTGCGCGTATTCGGCAAACCGGCCCGGCAACTGGGATGCGAGTGCGAGCGGTCAAACGAAACGACCCTGTCGCAAACGTTCGCGCTCATTTCCGGCGACAGCCTGCACCAGCGACTGACCAGCGAAGAGAATCGCCTGGCCGAGTGGGCGTCGTCGGAACGGACGAACGCCACGATCATTGACGAGCTGTTCTGGTCGGCCCTGTCCCGACCGCCGACGGCCTCCGAGCAAGCGGCCTGCGCTGCGGCCCTGGAGATGGGCGAAGACCGATTGCCCGTGCTGCAGGATCTGGCCTGGGCCGTGATGAACTCGAAGGAGTTCCTGTTCCGGCATTAG
- a CDS encoding RimK family protein produces the protein MAIIIVVNELEEWPFDIPGLEVVDAHSYLTKEEYNDLRSTKVFNLCRSYRYQTAGYYVSLLAEARGHKPLPNVSTLQDLKSQAVVRMVSAELDDLIQQNLERIQSDKFTLSIYFGRNLAKRYDRLSLQLFNMFQSPLLRAQFSKDKDGRWQLRSVSTIAGNEIPQSHHDFVAEVAAQHFAGRAPRVRRKAAMRYDLAILRNPEEKEPPSNKKAIAKFIKAAESLAIRAELIGRDDYGRLAEFDALFIRETTYVNHHTYRFARRAVSEGLIVIDDPVSILRATNKVYLAELMQRHKILTPKTLVVHRENVDRLVPELGLPVVLKKPDSAFSQGVTKAENEEQLAEQLDRLFAESELIVAQEFLPTIFDWRIGVVDQRPLYACKYHMAPNHWQIIRQEAHDDNRYGRVETIPIELAPRKAVSVALKAANLIGDGLYGVDVKQSGDKFYVIEVNDNPTISAGEEDTVLRDELYRRIMRVFLARIEQKKQGTRST, from the coding sequence GTGGCGATCATCATCGTCGTGAACGAGCTGGAAGAATGGCCGTTCGATATCCCCGGGCTCGAAGTCGTCGACGCCCATAGCTACCTCACCAAGGAAGAATATAACGACCTCCGCTCCACCAAAGTATTTAACCTGTGCCGGTCCTATCGCTACCAGACCGCAGGCTACTATGTGTCGCTGCTGGCGGAAGCCCGCGGGCACAAACCGCTGCCGAACGTCAGCACCCTGCAGGATCTGAAGTCCCAGGCGGTGGTGCGAATGGTCTCCGCCGAACTGGACGACCTGATCCAGCAGAACCTGGAACGGATCCAGTCCGACAAGTTCACGCTCAGCATTTACTTCGGCCGAAATCTGGCCAAACGGTACGATCGCTTGAGCCTGCAGCTGTTTAACATGTTCCAGTCGCCCTTGCTGCGGGCGCAGTTCTCCAAGGACAAGGACGGCCGCTGGCAGCTGCGCAGCGTGTCGACCATCGCGGGCAACGAGATCCCCCAGTCGCACCACGACTTTGTCGCCGAAGTGGCGGCGCAGCACTTTGCCGGCAGGGCTCCCCGCGTGCGCCGCAAAGCAGCCATGCGCTACGATCTGGCGATCTTGCGCAATCCCGAAGAGAAAGAACCGCCGTCCAATAAAAAGGCGATCGCCAAGTTCATCAAGGCGGCGGAGTCCCTGGCGATCCGCGCCGAGCTGATCGGCCGCGACGATTACGGCCGCCTGGCGGAATTCGACGCCCTCTTCATCCGTGAAACGACCTACGTGAACCACCATACCTATCGCTTCGCCCGCCGGGCCGTCAGCGAAGGTTTGATCGTGATCGACGATCCCGTTTCCATCCTCAGGGCGACCAACAAGGTCTACCTGGCCGAGCTGATGCAGCGGCATAAAATCCTGACGCCCAAAACGCTGGTCGTGCATCGGGAAAATGTCGACCGGCTGGTCCCGGAACTGGGCCTGCCCGTCGTGTTGAAAAAGCCCGACAGCGCCTTCTCGCAGGGCGTCACCAAAGCCGAGAACGAAGAGCAACTGGCCGAGCAACTCGACCGCCTGTTCGCGGAATCGGAACTGATCGTGGCGCAGGAGTTCCTGCCGACCATTTTCGACTGGCGCATCGGCGTGGTCGATCAGCGGCCGCTGTACGCCTGCAAGTACCACATGGCCCCCAACCACTGGCAAATCATTCGCCAGGAGGCCCACGACGACAACCGCTACGGCAGGGTGGAAACCATACCGATCGAACTGGCCCCGCGGAAGGCTGTCAGCGTCGCCCTGAAGGCGGCCAACCTGATTGGCGACGGCCTGTACGGGGTCGACGTGAAGCAGTCGGGCGACAAGTTCTACGTGATCGAAGTCAACGACAATCCCACCATCAGCGCCGGCGAAGAAGACACGGTGCTCCGCGACGAACTGTATCGCCGGATCATGCGCGTTTTTCTCGCCCGCATCGAGCAAAAGAAACAGGGGACACGTTCTACATGA
- a CDS encoding carboxylate-amine ligase: MSRNTLGLFEAYGIELEYMIVGAESLSTAALSDQVLKAIAGSYESEVELGPISWSNELALHVIELKTTGPAPDLAPLPALFQENVVHINRLLAPLGARLMPTAMHPWMDPLTELQLWPHDYNAVYEAFNRIFDCRGHGWANLQSVHINLPFNGDEEFGRLHAAIRLLLPILPALAASSPLKEGVATGLCDTRLEVYRHNARAVPSISGQVIPEPAFTRAAYDELIFRRIYADIAPHDPQGELQHEWLNARGAIARFDRQAIEIRVLDIQECPAADLAICTAIVRVLQQLTDERWASLADQQAVATEPLAQLFQAVVRNGEQTRITNADYLRMWGREESQLTAGQLWRELLDQIDPPQVVDAQGAFPLEVILKEGVLARRILARLQNVLSTDRLHEVYGELCECLADGHMFRKSR; encoded by the coding sequence ATGAGCCGCAACACGCTGGGTCTCTTTGAAGCGTACGGGATCGAACTGGAGTACATGATCGTAGGGGCCGAATCGCTGTCGACAGCGGCCCTTTCCGACCAGGTGCTCAAAGCGATCGCCGGCTCGTACGAATCCGAAGTCGAACTGGGGCCGATCTCCTGGTCGAACGAGCTGGCCCTGCACGTGATCGAACTGAAAACGACCGGCCCAGCGCCCGATCTGGCGCCGTTGCCGGCGCTCTTCCAGGAGAACGTCGTCCACATCAACCGATTGCTCGCCCCGCTCGGCGCGCGGCTGATGCCGACCGCCATGCACCCCTGGATGGATCCGCTGACAGAGCTCCAGCTGTGGCCCCACGATTACAACGCCGTTTACGAAGCGTTCAATCGCATTTTCGATTGCCGCGGGCATGGCTGGGCTAACCTGCAGAGCGTACACATCAATCTGCCGTTCAACGGCGACGAAGAATTTGGCCGGTTGCATGCGGCGATCCGCTTGCTGTTGCCGATCCTGCCCGCCCTGGCCGCCAGCTCTCCCTTGAAAGAAGGCGTCGCCACTGGTCTGTGCGACACGCGGCTGGAAGTTTATCGCCACAACGCGCGGGCCGTCCCGTCGATTAGCGGCCAGGTGATTCCCGAACCGGCCTTCACCAGGGCGGCCTACGACGAGCTGATCTTCCGCCGTATTTACGCCGACATCGCCCCGCACGATCCGCAAGGCGAACTGCAGCATGAATGGCTTAACGCCCGCGGCGCCATCGCCCGGTTCGATCGCCAGGCAATTGAAATCCGCGTGCTGGATATCCAGGAGTGTCCGGCGGCCGATCTGGCGATCTGCACCGCGATCGTTCGTGTGCTGCAGCAACTGACCGACGAACGCTGGGCCTCCCTGGCCGACCAGCAAGCCGTGGCGACCGAGCCGCTGGCCCAGTTGTTCCAGGCCGTCGTCCGCAACGGCGAGCAGACGCGCATTACCAACGCCGACTACCTGCGTATGTGGGGCCGTGAAGAAAGCCAGCTCACCGCCGGCCAGTTGTGGCGAGAACTGCTCGATCAGATCGACCCGCCGCAAGTCGTCGACGCCCAGGGCGCCTTCCCGCTGGAGGTGATCCTCAAGGAAGGGGTGCTGGCCCGCCGCATCCTGGCCCGCCTGCAGAACGTTCTATCGACGGACCGGCTGCACGAGGTTTACGGCGAGCTATGTGAATGCCTCGCCGACGGCCACATGTTCCGCAAGAGCCGGTAG
- a CDS encoding C39 family peptidase has translation MEGVHLEILPQPDDTTCGPTCLHAVYQYFNDHVSLNQVIEECPTLEEGGTLAPLLGWHALGRGYQAVSYSYNLRVFDPTWFVLSPEQMIDKLQAQLAAKKDAKVQRASRAYLQFLRRGGIVKMEDLSRTLIRKYLTRSIPILAGLSSTYLYRAPREFGPKYDDDDIRGVPSGHFVVLCDYNRETKMVRVADPYLPNPLAPEDNYYLVNVDRVVGAILLGILTDDAHLLIIQPK, from the coding sequence ATGGAAGGGGTGCATCTTGAAATTCTCCCACAGCCCGACGATACCACGTGCGGCCCTACCTGCCTGCATGCGGTCTATCAGTACTTTAACGACCACGTCTCCCTGAACCAGGTGATCGAAGAGTGCCCCACGCTGGAAGAAGGCGGCACGCTCGCGCCCCTGCTTGGCTGGCATGCCCTGGGACGTGGTTACCAGGCCGTGTCGTACTCTTATAACCTGAGGGTGTTTGACCCGACCTGGTTTGTCCTGTCGCCCGAGCAGATGATCGACAAGCTCCAGGCGCAACTCGCGGCCAAAAAAGACGCCAAGGTGCAACGCGCCAGCCGCGCTTATCTGCAATTCTTGCGGCGGGGCGGGATCGTCAAAATGGAAGATCTCTCCCGTACGCTGATCCGCAAATATCTGACGCGTTCGATTCCGATCCTGGCGGGACTCAGTTCCACGTACCTGTACCGGGCGCCGCGAGAGTTCGGCCCCAAGTACGACGACGACGATATCCGGGGCGTACCGTCCGGGCACTTTGTGGTGCTCTGCGACTACAACCGGGAAACCAAAATGGTGCGGGTCGCCGATCCCTACCTGCCCAATCCCCTGGCGCCTGAGGACAACTACTATCTGGTCAATGTCGATCGGGTGGTGGGCGCTATTCTGCTGGGGATTCTGACCGATGACGCACATCTGCTCATTATTCAGCCGAAATAA
- a CDS encoding N-formylglutamate amidohydrolase — protein sequence MTSARKKTSAKTLPARTSSPRTSTAILLTCEHGGNLVPPEYAQLFNGGETALNSHRGYDPGALELARRMAEELPAPLLFATVTRLLVELNRSTHHRRLFSEFSQPLPPDERQALVSKHYTPYRTQVEERLAALIAAQGSVLHLSVHSFTPQLDGVVRTTEIGLLYDPARSGESQFAAAWQTALRTLRPDLRVRKNYPYLGKADGFTTSLRRKFSPETYRGIEIEVNQAFPLGPDQAAWRTLQQDLIASLRSALSVAT from the coding sequence ATGACGTCCGCCCGGAAAAAGACGTCCGCAAAAACACTGCCTGCGAGGACCTCGTCTCCCAGAACGTCGACCGCGATCCTGCTAACGTGCGAGCATGGCGGCAATCTCGTCCCGCCAGAGTATGCCCAACTGTTCAACGGCGGCGAAACCGCCCTGAACAGCCATCGCGGCTATGACCCCGGCGCGCTCGAACTGGCCCGACGGATGGCGGAGGAACTGCCGGCGCCGCTGCTCTTTGCGACGGTCACCAGGCTGCTGGTGGAGTTGAACCGCTCGACCCATCATCGACGGTTATTCTCCGAATTCAGCCAGCCGCTGCCGCCCGACGAAAGGCAGGCCCTGGTTAGCAAGCACTACACGCCGTACCGCACGCAAGTGGAAGAACGCCTGGCCGCCCTGATCGCGGCGCAGGGGAGCGTGCTGCATCTGTCCGTACACAGTTTCACGCCCCAGCTCGACGGCGTGGTGCGAACGACCGAGATCGGCCTGCTTTACGATCCCGCCCGATCGGGCGAAAGCCAGTTCGCCGCCGCCTGGCAAACGGCCCTCCGCACCCTGCGGCCCGACCTCCGGGTGCGGAAGAACTACCCTTACCTGGGCAAAGCCGACGGCTTTACCACTTCGCTGCGGCGAAAGTTCTCACCCGAGACGTACCGCGGCATCGAGATCGAAGTCAACCAGGCATTCCCGCTCGGCCCCGACCAGGCAGCATGGCGAACGCTGCAGCAGGACCTGATCGCCTCCCTGCGATCGGCGCTGTCGGTTGCGACCTGA
- a CDS encoding sigma-70 family RNA polymerase sigma factor: MYDALLDEFEDEPNRTPDEDDDSTFVATQIEDSDDDDDELSDNDRPSKVAKEDDDEELMLVEDNESWSDDPVRMYLTQMGEIPLLTRQQEISLARKIEVTRRRFRSKLLECDYVIQSAFKVLKRVHDGELPFDRTVQVSVTDRLEKEQILGRLPHNLRTLEVLLKRNRRDYQISLSKSQTKARRKDAWVRLGRRRRRSVRLVEELGLRTQRIESMIKVLEDFSKRVDELRGRISEHRKARGPAAERKPWVSEYRSILMATQETPLSLRNRVTFLKQVYSEYQQAKRELSEGNLRLVVSIAKKYRNRGLSFLDLIQEGNAGLMRAVDKFEYRRGFKFCTYATWWIRQAITRAVADQSRTIRIPVHMVETMSRVRNVSRQLLQELGREPTLEETARRAMTTVEEARRVLAMSRYPISLDRPVGNSEDSHFGDLLPDGAAESPATGATQEMLRGRIDKVLKTLSYREREIIKLRYGLGDGYSYTLEEVGHIFKVTRERIRQIEAKAVRKLQQPSRSQELVGFLD, from the coding sequence TTGTACGACGCACTCCTGGACGAATTTGAAGATGAACCCAACCGCACACCCGATGAGGACGACGACTCGACGTTCGTAGCGACTCAAATCGAGGACAGCGACGACGACGACGACGAACTAAGCGATAACGACAGACCTTCCAAAGTCGCCAAAGAGGACGACGACGAAGAGCTGATGCTGGTCGAAGACAACGAGTCCTGGTCCGACGACCCGGTCCGTATGTATCTGACCCAGATGGGCGAAATCCCCTTGCTGACCCGTCAGCAGGAAATCTCGCTGGCTCGAAAGATCGAAGTCACCCGGAGACGGTTTCGCTCCAAGCTGCTCGAATGCGATTATGTCATCCAGTCCGCTTTCAAAGTACTCAAGCGGGTCCACGATGGGGAACTCCCCTTCGACCGCACCGTCCAGGTGTCGGTAACGGACCGTCTTGAAAAAGAGCAGATTCTCGGCCGCCTGCCGCACAATCTGCGTACCCTCGAAGTCCTGCTGAAACGTAATCGCCGCGATTACCAGATTTCGCTCAGCAAGTCGCAAACCAAAGCTCGCCGTAAAGACGCCTGGGTCCGCCTGGGTCGTCGACGCCGACGCTCGGTTCGCCTGGTCGAAGAACTGGGGCTCCGCACCCAGCGCATCGAGTCGATGATCAAAGTGCTGGAAGATTTCAGCAAACGCGTCGACGAACTGCGAGGACGGATCAGCGAACATCGTAAAGCCCGTGGCCCGGCCGCCGAACGCAAGCCTTGGGTCTCCGAGTACCGCAGCATTTTGATGGCCACCCAGGAAACGCCGCTAAGCCTGCGTAACCGGGTGACCTTTTTGAAGCAGGTTTACTCCGAGTACCAGCAGGCCAAACGCGAACTGTCCGAAGGTAACCTGCGACTGGTCGTGTCGATCGCCAAAAAGTATCGGAACCGCGGTCTGAGCTTCCTGGATCTGATCCAGGAAGGGAACGCCGGCCTGATGCGTGCGGTCGACAAGTTTGAGTATCGCCGTGGATTCAAGTTTTGTACTTACGCCACGTGGTGGATTCGCCAGGCGATCACCCGGGCAGTCGCCGACCAAAGCCGCACCATCCGTATTCCGGTGCATATGGTCGAAACGATGTCGCGAGTACGGAATGTATCCCGTCAACTGCTGCAGGAACTCGGTCGCGAACCTACGCTGGAAGAAACGGCCCGTCGGGCGATGACCACCGTCGAAGAAGCGCGTCGCGTACTGGCCATGAGCCGCTACCCGATCAGCCTCGATCGTCCGGTTGGTAATAGCGAAGACAGCCACTTCGGCGACCTGCTGCCCGACGGAGCCGCCGAAAGTCCGGCGACCGGCGCCACGCAGGAAATGTTGCGAGGCCGGATCGACAAGGTCCTCAAGACCCTCAGCTATCGTGAACGCGAAATCATCAAACTGCGCTACGGCCTGGGCGATGGTTACAGCTACACGCTGGAAGAGGTGGGGCACATTTTCAAAGTGACCCGCGAACGTATCCGTCAGATCGAAGCCAAAGCCGTGCGAAAGCTGCAGCAACCCAGCCGCAGCCAGGAACTGGTCGGCTTCCTCGACTAA
- a CDS encoding DUF1501 domain-containing protein: MTRRSLLQIGAMTLGGLSLADLLRLRADASPTPRRTAVIFVFLQGGPSQLETYDPKPDAPIEIRGPLDAIATRTPGVHLGEYMQQQARISDKLAIIRSLHHQYEASTNHRAASHLIQTGYIINPDGRSDELPRNPGAGAVAAASRGANSASLPAYVLMQRRSDGGKYAGGSYLGNAYDPFTLSDDPSTADFSVQNLSPPPGLSIRRISDRRHLLQQLDQVRRTSDAASASSDPFQQRAFDMVTGGGAQKAFDLSQEPERMRQRYGMNRTGQSFLLARRLVEAGVTFVQVMPPGGSGGGWDDHDGILQPMKIAGPAYDQGLATLISDLHDRGLNQDVLVVAMGEFGRSPRINVKRTGRDHWPNVFSALIAGGDYRMGQVIGSSNDKAEVPTSAPYQPQNVLAMIYRHLGIDPGRTYPDHFGRPRYILEEREPIRELL, encoded by the coding sequence ATGACACGTCGCAGCCTGCTACAGATCGGCGCCATGACGCTGGGCGGATTGTCGCTGGCGGATTTGCTCCGATTGCGAGCCGACGCCAGCCCCACACCGCGGCGAACCGCAGTGATTTTTGTATTCCTGCAGGGCGGTCCTTCCCAGCTGGAAACGTATGACCCCAAGCCGGACGCACCGATTGAAATCCGCGGACCGCTGGACGCCATCGCGACGCGGACGCCCGGCGTCCACCTGGGGGAGTACATGCAGCAGCAGGCGAGGATTTCGGACAAGCTGGCGATCATCCGTTCCTTGCACCATCAGTATGAAGCGTCGACCAATCATCGCGCCGCCAGCCATTTAATTCAGACGGGCTACATCATCAATCCGGACGGTCGCTCCGATGAATTGCCCCGGAACCCCGGCGCCGGGGCGGTTGCCGCCGCCAGTCGAGGAGCCAACTCGGCGAGCCTGCCGGCCTATGTCCTGATGCAGCGCCGCAGCGATGGCGGGAAATATGCAGGCGGTTCCTACCTGGGGAACGCGTATGATCCGTTCACCTTGTCGGACGATCCCAGCACGGCCGATTTTTCCGTTCAGAACCTGTCGCCGCCGCCTGGATTGTCGATTCGTCGGATCTCGGACCGCCGTCATTTACTGCAGCAGCTGGATCAGGTTCGCCGCACAAGCGACGCGGCCTCGGCTTCGTCGGACCCGTTTCAACAGCGTGCTTTCGACATGGTCACCGGCGGTGGAGCGCAAAAGGCGTTTGATCTTTCGCAAGAGCCGGAGCGGATGCGCCAACGTTACGGCATGAACCGCACCGGGCAGAGTTTCCTCCTGGCTCGCCGACTGGTGGAAGCCGGCGTCACTTTCGTCCAGGTCATGCCGCCGGGCGGATCAGGCGGGGGCTGGGACGATCACGATGGAATCCTCCAGCCGATGAAAATCGCAGGCCCGGCTTACGACCAGGGACTGGCGACTTTGATTAGCGATCTGCATGATCGCGGTTTGAACCAGGACGTGCTGGTGGTGGCGATGGGCGAATTCGGCCGATCTCCCCGGATCAATGTCAAACGCACCGGCCGGGACCATTGGCCGAATGTCTTCAGTGCCCTGATCGCCGGCGGCGACTATCGGATGGGACAGGTGATTGGCTCGTCGAACGACAAGGCGGAAGTCCCGACGTCGGCGCCCTATCAGCCGCAGAATGTGCTGGCGATGATCTACCGGCATTTGGGCATCGACCCGGGACGCACGTATCCCGATCATTTCGGCCGGCCGCGATACATTCTGGAAGAACGGGAACCGATCCGGGAGCTGCTTTAG